From a region of the Dermatophagoides farinae isolate YC_2012a chromosome 3, ASM2471394v1, whole genome shotgun sequence genome:
- the vnc gene encoding GNAT family N-acetyltransferase vnc: MYIRNAKPDDLMNMQHCNLLCLPENYQMKYYFYHGLSWPQLSYVAEDDQGRIVGYVLAKMEEESDIAHGHITSLAVKRTNRRLGLAQKLMDQASRAMVECFNARYVSLHVRKSNRAALHLYQNTLKFEISEVEPKYYADGEDAFAMKRDLAEFARQNNIKPSDPTFFDMKKSDKKSNNNHHGE, encoded by the exons ATGTATATTCGCAACGCTAAG CCAGATGATCTAATGAATATGCAACATTGCAATTTGCTTTGTTTACCAGAGAATTATCAGATGAAATACTATTTCTATCATGGTCTTTCATGGCCACAATTATCCTATGTAGCCGAAGATGATCAAGGTCGTATCGTTGGTTATGTTTTAGCCAAAATGGAAGAAGAATCCGATATTGCACATGGCCATATAACATCATTGGCTGTGAAACGAACAAATCGTCGTCTTGGTTTGGCACAAAAATTAATGGATCAAGCATCAAGAGCGATGGTTGAATGTTTCAATGCACGTTATGTATCATTACATGTACGTAAAAGTAATCGTGCTGCTTTACATCTATATCAAAATACATTAAAATTTGAGATAAGTGAAGTGGAACCTAAATATTATGCCGACGGTGAAGATGCTTTTGCAATGAAACGTGACCTAGCTGAATTTGCACGTCAAAATAATATTAAACCAAGTGATCCAACATTttttgatatgaaaaaatcggataaaaaaagtaataataatcatcatggtgaatga